The Amycolatopsis viridis genome window below encodes:
- a CDS encoding L-threonylcarbamoyladenylate synthase produces the protein MSAVYDCNRPETRAEGLAAAASAVRSGRLVVLPTDTVYGIGADAFDSSAVGALLRAKHRGPDLPVGVLVGSWSTVDGLVLGVPPQARALIEAFWPGDLSIVLPHAPSLRWDLGSTRGTVTLRMPLHPVALELLRDVGPMAVSSANVAGRPAPTSVPEAQDQVGESVAVYLDGGPSGEPVPSSVIDLTGAEPVLLRAGAVGAEAISEVLGAPVKTAA, from the coding sequence ATGAGCGCGGTGTACGACTGCAACCGTCCGGAAACGCGGGCGGAAGGGCTGGCCGCGGCGGCGAGCGCGGTGCGTTCGGGGCGCCTGGTCGTGCTGCCCACGGACACGGTGTACGGCATCGGCGCGGACGCCTTCGACTCGTCCGCCGTCGGCGCGCTGCTGCGGGCGAAGCACCGCGGACCGGACCTGCCCGTCGGCGTCCTGGTCGGCTCCTGGTCCACAGTAGACGGTCTGGTGCTCGGCGTGCCGCCGCAGGCGCGGGCGCTGATCGAGGCGTTCTGGCCCGGGGATCTGTCCATTGTGCTCCCGCATGCGCCGAGCCTGCGCTGGGACCTGGGCAGCACCCGCGGCACCGTCACGCTGCGGATGCCGCTGCACCCGGTCGCGCTGGAGCTGCTGCGCGACGTCGGCCCGATGGCCGTCTCCAGTGCCAACGTCGCCGGTCGTCCCGCGCCGACCAGCGTGCCGGAGGCGCAGGACCAGGTGGGGGAGTCGGTTGCGGTCTACCTCGACGGCGGGCCCAGCGGTGAGCCGGTGCCCTCGTCGGTCATCGACCTGACCGGGGCCGAGCCCGTCCTGCTCCGGGCGGGCGCGGTCGGCGCCGAGGCGATCTCGGAGGTGCTCGGCGCGCCGGTGAAGACCGCGGCCTGA
- the prmC gene encoding peptide chain release factor N(5)-glutamine methyltransferase — MKRQPLRLAILEAMRILEDAGVASPRADAELIAAHVLGVERGRLPLVPLVDPPVVEAIGKLVAQRAKRVPLQHLTGWAGFAGITLDVGPGVFIPRPETELLVEWGLRHIHGRQYPVVVDLCTGSGALALAIAHERPDAVVYAVDVDPNALAWARHNADKQAAAGDTPIRLYSGDVGDNTIFAELDGLVDLVVCNPPYVPPGGDLPPEVVDFDPPQAVFAPDGGLAVVRQAVATACRLLKPGGGVAVEHDDTHGSAAPALLASRKVLTDVQDHRDLAGRPRFVTALRG; from the coding sequence GTGAAGCGGCAACCGTTGCGACTGGCGATCCTCGAGGCGATGCGCATCCTGGAGGATGCGGGCGTGGCGTCCCCGCGCGCGGACGCCGAGCTGATCGCCGCGCACGTGCTGGGTGTCGAGCGCGGCCGCCTGCCGCTGGTGCCGCTCGTCGACCCGCCGGTGGTGGAGGCCATCGGCAAGCTCGTCGCGCAGCGGGCCAAGCGCGTGCCGCTGCAGCACCTGACCGGGTGGGCCGGGTTCGCCGGCATCACCCTCGACGTCGGTCCCGGCGTGTTCATCCCCCGGCCGGAGACGGAACTGCTGGTCGAGTGGGGTCTGCGGCACATCCACGGCCGCCAGTACCCGGTCGTGGTCGATTTGTGCACCGGATCCGGGGCGCTGGCGCTGGCGATCGCGCACGAGCGGCCGGACGCGGTGGTCTACGCCGTGGACGTCGACCCGAACGCGCTGGCCTGGGCGCGCCACAACGCCGACAAGCAGGCTGCGGCGGGGGACACCCCGATCCGCCTGTACTCCGGCGACGTCGGGGACAACACGATCTTCGCCGAGCTGGACGGCCTGGTCGACCTGGTGGTGTGCAACCCGCCGTACGTCCCGCCGGGCGGGGACCTGCCGCCCGAGGTGGTCGACTTCGACCCGCCGCAGGCGGTCTTCGCCCCGGACGGCGGGCTGGCGGTGGTCCGGCAGGCCGTCGCGACCGCCTGCCGGCTGCTCAAGCCCGGCGGCGGGGTGGCCGTGGAACACGACGACACGCACGGTTCGGCCGCGCCGGCGCTGCTGGCGTCCCGCAAGGTGCTGACGGACGTCCAGGACCACCGCGACCTCGCCGGACGCCCCCGTTTCGTGACCGCCCTCCGCGGCTGA
- a CDS encoding alpha/beta fold hydrolase — MTERFSHLVRGSGPGLLLAHGAGGSVEANFGPILDDLARTHTVVGPDYPGTGATPRSRRPLDLDEMADSLVATAVDAGVDRFTVLGYSLGTAVAVRAATRHPDRVTGLVLTAGFARLSNQMRLAVGVWRELLEAGNPELLAKYMTFVATGRDFLNALSRPEVDAALAGLVVPPGTPDQVDLVAAVDTRADLALVTAPTLVIGTRQDLLAPLDLQRELAAGIPGAEYVEIESGHLMQIEARDDWLAHIRKFLERDPS, encoded by the coding sequence ATGACCGAACGTTTCTCGCATCTCGTCCGCGGGTCCGGCCCCGGCCTGCTGCTCGCGCACGGCGCGGGCGGCAGTGTCGAGGCCAACTTCGGCCCGATCCTGGACGACCTCGCCCGCACGCACACCGTCGTCGGCCCGGACTACCCCGGCACCGGGGCGACCCCGCGCAGCCGGCGTCCGCTGGACCTGGACGAGATGGCCGATTCGCTCGTGGCCACCGCCGTGGACGCCGGGGTGGACCGGTTCACCGTCCTCGGCTACTCGCTCGGCACCGCGGTGGCGGTGCGGGCGGCGACGCGGCACCCGGACCGGGTCACCGGCCTGGTGCTGACCGCCGGGTTCGCGCGCCTGTCGAACCAGATGCGGCTGGCCGTCGGCGTGTGGCGGGAGCTGCTCGAAGCTGGGAACCCGGAGCTGCTCGCGAAGTACATGACCTTCGTGGCGACCGGCCGGGACTTCCTCAACGCGCTGTCCCGCCCGGAAGTCGACGCCGCACTGGCCGGGCTGGTCGTACCGCCCGGCACACCGGACCAGGTGGATCTGGTGGCCGCCGTCGACACCCGTGCCGACCTGGCCCTGGTCACCGCGCCAACGCTGGTGATCGGTACCCGGCAGGACCTGCTGGCGCCGCTCGACCTGCAGCGCGAACTGGCGGCCGGCATTCCCGGCGCGGAGTACGTGGAGATCGAGTCGGGGCACCTGATGCAGATCGAGGCCCGCGACGACTGGCTCGCGCACATCCGGAAGTTCCTGGAGCGCGACCCGTCCTGA
- the prfA gene encoding peptide chain release factor 1, with the protein MDSSSLHGLLDEYAELEKQLADPAVHADQGRARKLGRRYAELSPIVKVITELDSARDDLTTARELAGEDPGFADEADEIAARIPQLESRLTELLLPRDPYDGSDVVMEIKSGEGGEESALFAGDLLRMYLRYAERHGWKAEVLDAVHSDLGGYKDVTVAVKSRAGDADGVWARLKFEGGVHRVQRVPATESQGRIHTSAAGVLIYPEPEEVEVEIDPNDLRIDVFRSSGPGGQSVNTTDSAVRVTHLPTGIVVSCQNEKSQIQNRARAIQVLQARLQAMAEEEAAAKAADARKSQVRTVDRSERVRTYNFPENRISDHRVNYKAYNLDQVLDGDLDAVLDALAAADREERLAAAGQ; encoded by the coding sequence GTGGACTCGTCTTCCCTGCACGGGCTGCTCGACGAGTACGCCGAGCTGGAGAAGCAGCTGGCGGACCCGGCCGTGCACGCCGACCAGGGCCGGGCGCGCAAGCTCGGCCGCCGGTACGCCGAGCTCAGCCCGATCGTGAAGGTCATCACCGAGCTCGACAGCGCGCGTGACGACCTGACCACGGCCCGGGAGCTGGCCGGCGAGGACCCGGGGTTCGCCGACGAGGCCGACGAGATCGCCGCCCGCATCCCGCAGCTGGAGTCGCGGCTGACCGAGCTGCTGCTGCCGCGCGACCCCTACGACGGCTCCGACGTCGTCATGGAGATCAAGTCCGGTGAGGGCGGTGAGGAGTCGGCCCTGTTCGCCGGCGACCTGCTGCGCATGTACCTGCGGTACGCGGAGCGGCACGGCTGGAAGGCCGAGGTGCTCGACGCCGTGCACTCCGACCTGGGCGGCTACAAGGACGTCACGGTGGCCGTGAAGAGCAGGGCCGGCGATGCCGACGGCGTCTGGGCGCGGCTGAAGTTCGAAGGTGGCGTGCACCGCGTGCAGCGCGTGCCGGCCACCGAGTCGCAGGGCCGGATCCACACGTCCGCGGCCGGTGTCCTGATCTACCCGGAACCGGAGGAGGTCGAGGTCGAGATCGACCCCAACGACCTGCGCATCGACGTGTTCCGGTCGTCCGGGCCCGGCGGCCAGAGCGTGAACACCACCGACTCCGCGGTGCGGGTCACCCACCTGCCCACCGGCATCGTGGTGTCCTGCCAGAACGAGAAGTCGCAGATCCAGAACCGTGCGCGGGCCATCCAGGTGCTGCAGGCCCGCCTGCAGGCCATGGCGGAGGAGGAGGCCGCCGCCAAGGCCGCCGACGCGCGCAAGTCGCAGGTCCGGACCGTGGACCGCTCGGAGCGGGTGCGGACGTACAACTTCCCCGAGAACCGCATCTCCGACCACCGGGTCAACTACAAGGCGTACAACCTGGACCAGGTCCTCGACGGCGATCTGGACGCCGTGCTGGATGCGCTGGCCGCCGCCGACCGCGAGGAGCGCCTGGCCGCCGCCGGCCAGTGA
- the rpmE gene encoding 50S ribosomal protein L31: MKSGIHPEYVPTTVTCGCGNTFTTRSTKTSGAITVEICSNCHPFYTGKQKIMDTGGRVARFEARYGKRQKQADAK; this comes from the coding sequence ATGAAGAGCGGTATCCACCCCGAGTACGTGCCCACCACGGTCACCTGTGGTTGCGGCAACACCTTCACGACCCGCAGCACCAAGACCTCCGGCGCCATCACGGTCGAAATCTGCTCGAACTGCCACCCCTTCTACACCGGCAAGCAGAAGATCATGGACACCGGTGGCCGGGTCGCGCGGTTCGAGGCGCGTTACGGCAAGCGCCAGAAGCAGGCCGACGCCAAGTAG
- a CDS encoding CHAP domain-containing protein — translation MSRTVKSLAVAALAAAALTLVPLTSEAATTTEAATSDLSVLSAGDGTVSGAIEWFQNRNGSSAYEGMCEKAVENAYGTTGVWSSANAHWNGASSRHAGDRNPPRGAFVYWAIGGGYGHVGISDGAGGFWSTSVNNKIGHVTKAMGGYGYFGSYRGWTPAAVPSK, via the coding sequence ATGTCCCGCACCGTCAAGTCCCTGGCAGTCGCCGCGCTCGCGGCCGCGGCGCTCACGCTGGTCCCGCTCACGAGCGAGGCCGCCACCACCACCGAGGCCGCGACCAGCGACCTGTCGGTTCTCAGCGCCGGTGACGGCACCGTCTCCGGCGCGATCGAGTGGTTCCAGAACCGCAACGGCAGCAGCGCCTACGAGGGCATGTGCGAGAAAGCCGTGGAGAACGCCTACGGCACCACCGGGGTGTGGTCGTCGGCCAACGCGCACTGGAACGGGGCGAGCAGCCGGCACGCCGGCGACCGCAACCCACCGCGCGGCGCGTTCGTGTACTGGGCGATCGGCGGGGGCTACGGGCACGTCGGCATCTCCGACGGTGCCGGCGGCTTCTGGTCGACCAGCGTCAACAACAAGATCGGGCACGTGACCAAGGCCATGGGCGGCTACGGCTACTTCGGCAGCTACCGCGGCTGGACGCCCGCGGCGGTGCCCAGCAAGTAG
- the rho gene encoding transcription termination factor Rho, whose protein sequence is MSNTDLLSGDVATAPSNAEPGEQNGTAAPKRRSGGLSGMVIADLRELAAQLGIGDTKGMRKGDLIAAIRERQGKAPRKRAADETLPLDGIAAKVEAPAPSKPVEKAPRQEEAPAGQTAPAAEKADKPAQAEKPVNGAEAPQQHEDGPRREGGARRRRGSNRAGGSPDNRGNDQQRGDQRDQRDQRDQRGGDQSQQGGGDQRKQNNQRDNAGGGQPKQNQGGGQNSGGGDDDEGGRRGRRFRDRRRRGNRGEGGTDTEIREDDVLLPVAGILDVLDNYAFVRTSGYLPGPNDVYVSLSLVRKHGLRRGDAITGVVKQPRDGEQQRQKFNPLVRVDSVNGLDPDEAKRRPEFTKLTPLYPNERLRLETEPHKLTTRVIDLVMPVGKGQRALIVSPPKAGKTTIMQDIANAITTNNPECHLMVVLVDERPEEVTDMQRSVKGEVIASTFDRPPSDHTSVAELSIERAKRLVEMGMDVVVLLDSITRLGRAYNLAAPASGRILSGGVDSTALFPPKRFLGAARNIENGGSLTIFATAMVETGSTGDTVIFEEFKGTGNAELKLDRKIAERRVFPAVDVNPSGTRKEELLLSPDELAVTHKLHRVLHALDSQQAIDLLLSRLRKTKTNIEFLMQVSKTALASDDD, encoded by the coding sequence GTGAGCAACACCGATCTTTTGAGCGGCGACGTGGCGACCGCCCCGTCGAACGCTGAGCCAGGGGAGCAGAACGGTACGGCCGCGCCGAAGCGCCGCAGTGGCGGCCTGTCCGGCATGGTGATCGCCGACCTGCGGGAACTCGCCGCCCAGCTGGGCATCGGCGACACCAAGGGGATGCGCAAGGGCGACCTGATCGCCGCCATCCGCGAGCGTCAGGGCAAGGCCCCGCGCAAGCGCGCCGCCGACGAGACCCTGCCCCTCGACGGCATCGCCGCGAAGGTGGAGGCTCCGGCGCCGAGCAAGCCCGTCGAGAAGGCGCCCCGGCAGGAGGAGGCGCCGGCCGGTCAGACCGCCCCCGCGGCGGAGAAGGCCGACAAGCCGGCGCAGGCCGAGAAGCCCGTGAACGGTGCCGAGGCGCCCCAGCAGCACGAGGACGGCCCCCGGCGGGAGGGCGGCGCCCGCCGTCGCCGCGGCTCCAACCGCGCGGGGGGCAGCCCGGACAACCGCGGCAACGACCAGCAGCGCGGTGACCAGCGCGACCAGCGCGACCAGCGTGACCAGCGCGGTGGCGACCAGTCCCAGCAGGGCGGTGGCGACCAGCGCAAGCAGAACAACCAGCGCGACAACGCCGGTGGTGGCCAGCCCAAGCAGAACCAGGGCGGCGGCCAGAACTCCGGCGGCGGGGACGACGACGAGGGCGGCCGCCGCGGCCGCCGGTTCCGGGACCGCCGCCGCCGCGGCAACCGCGGTGAGGGCGGCACGGACACCGAGATCCGCGAGGACGACGTCCTGCTGCCGGTCGCCGGCATCCTGGACGTCCTGGACAACTACGCGTTCGTGCGCACCTCGGGCTACCTGCCCGGGCCGAACGACGTGTACGTGTCGCTGTCCCTGGTCCGCAAGCACGGCCTGCGCCGCGGTGACGCGATCACCGGTGTGGTCAAGCAGCCGCGCGACGGCGAGCAGCAGCGCCAGAAGTTCAACCCGCTGGTGCGCGTCGACAGCGTGAACGGCCTGGACCCGGACGAGGCGAAGCGCCGTCCCGAGTTCACCAAGCTGACCCCGCTCTACCCGAACGAGCGGCTGCGCCTGGAGACCGAACCGCACAAGCTGACCACCCGCGTGATCGACCTGGTCATGCCGGTCGGCAAGGGGCAGCGTGCCCTGATCGTGTCGCCGCCGAAGGCCGGCAAGACCACGATCATGCAGGACATCGCGAACGCGATCACCACGAACAACCCCGAGTGCCACCTGATGGTCGTCCTCGTCGACGAGCGTCCGGAAGAGGTCACCGACATGCAGCGCTCGGTGAAGGGCGAGGTCATCGCCTCGACCTTCGACCGGCCGCCGTCGGACCACACCTCGGTCGCCGAGCTGTCCATCGAGCGGGCCAAGCGCCTGGTCGAGATGGGCATGGACGTGGTGGTCCTGCTCGACTCGATCACCCGCCTCGGCCGCGCCTACAACCTGGCGGCCCCGGCGTCCGGCCGGATCCTGTCCGGTGGTGTCGACTCGACCGCGCTGTTCCCGCCGAAGCGGTTCCTCGGCGCGGCGCGCAACATCGAGAACGGCGGCTCGCTGACGATCTTCGCCACGGCGATGGTCGAGACCGGATCCACCGGTGACACGGTGATCTTCGAGGAGTTCAAGGGCACCGGCAACGCCGAGCTCAAGCTCGACCGCAAGATCGCCGAGCGGCGCGTCTTCCCCGCGGTGGACGTCAACCCGTCCGGTACCCGCAAGGAGGAGCTGCTGCTCTCGCCGGACGAGCTGGCGGTGACGCACAAGCTGCACCGGGTCCTGCACGCGCTGGACTCCCAGCAGGCCATCGACCTGCTGCTGTCCCGCCTGCGCAAGACCAAGACCAACATCGAGTTCCTGATGCAGGTCTCCAAGACGGCGCTGGCGTCGGACGACGACTGA
- the thrB gene encoding homoserine kinase, protein MTALRVTVPASSANLGPGFDALGLALGLHDVVEVQVTDAGLKVEVFDSGAGGVEDVPTDETHLVVRALRRACQYLGVTPPGLHLRCFNKIPHARGLGSSAAAVVSGIAAGYALAGRTLDGDAVQLAAEFEGHADNAAASLLGGFVLAWCDHGRFHAERLTPHPEIRPVVAVPPVKSSTEATRGLLPAEVPHADAAFSAGRAALAVHALTTDPSLLLPATEDRLHQHYREPAYPATGRLVRDLRAAGVAATVSGAGPTVLALTIDGIIPPVAGVEGFEVIELPVDQAGVRVTSR, encoded by the coding sequence GTGACCGCTCTGCGCGTCACCGTCCCGGCGTCGAGCGCGAACCTCGGCCCGGGTTTCGACGCGCTCGGGCTGGCGCTCGGGCTGCACGACGTCGTCGAGGTGCAGGTGACCGACGCCGGTCTCAAGGTCGAGGTGTTCGACTCCGGGGCCGGCGGGGTCGAGGACGTCCCCACGGACGAGACCCACCTGGTCGTGCGCGCGCTGCGGCGCGCGTGCCAGTACCTCGGCGTCACCCCGCCGGGTCTGCACCTGCGGTGCTTCAACAAGATCCCGCACGCGCGCGGGCTGGGCTCCTCGGCCGCGGCGGTGGTGTCCGGCATCGCGGCCGGCTACGCCCTCGCCGGCCGCACCCTCGACGGGGACGCGGTGCAGCTGGCCGCGGAGTTCGAGGGCCACGCGGACAACGCGGCTGCCAGCCTGCTGGGTGGTTTCGTGCTGGCCTGGTGCGACCACGGCCGCTTCCACGCGGAACGGCTCACGCCGCACCCGGAGATCCGGCCGGTCGTGGCGGTGCCGCCGGTGAAGTCGTCGACCGAGGCCACGCGCGGCCTGTTGCCCGCCGAGGTGCCGCACGCCGACGCCGCGTTCTCCGCGGGCCGCGCGGCGCTCGCGGTGCACGCGCTGACGACCGACCCGTCGCTGCTGCTGCCGGCCACCGAGGACCGCCTGCACCAGCACTACCGCGAGCCCGCGTATCCGGCGACCGGCCGCCTGGTGCGGGACCTGCGTGCCGCGGGCGTCGCGGCCACCGTGTCCGGTGCGGGGCCGACCGTGCTGGCGCTGACGATCGACGGAATAATCCCGCCGGTGGCGGGCGTTGAGGGTTTCGAAGTCATCGAGCTGCCGGTCGATCAGGCCGGGGTCCGGGTCACGAGCCGGTAG
- the thrC gene encoding threonine synthase — protein sequence MTAKAGWPGIIEAYADRVPVPAGAEVVTLGEGNTPLMPAPHLSELTGSTVYLKVEGANPTGSFKDRGMTVAITHAKASGLQAVICASTGNTSASAAAYAARAGLTCAVLIPQGKIAMGKLAQAILHGARILQIDGNFDDCLELARKTAIDHPVTLVNSVNPVRLIGQKTAAWEICDVLGEAPDIHCLPVGNAGNITAYWAGYSEYAADGVVKNTPRMFGFQAAGAAPLVRGEPVAEPETIATAIRVGSPASWEGAVKAKNGSGGLFEAVTDEKILAAYRLLASKEGVFVEPASATSVAGLLATAADGRIPKGSTVVCTVTGHGLKDPGTALEGNVEVEPLAVDPRAVASALELA from the coding sequence ATGACTGCGAAGGCCGGCTGGCCCGGGATCATCGAGGCGTACGCCGACCGGGTGCCGGTTCCGGCCGGGGCGGAGGTCGTGACCCTCGGTGAGGGCAACACGCCGCTGATGCCCGCACCGCACCTGTCCGAGCTGACCGGCTCGACGGTCTACCTGAAGGTCGAAGGGGCCAACCCGACCGGCTCGTTCAAGGACCGCGGCATGACGGTCGCGATCACCCACGCGAAGGCCAGCGGGCTGCAGGCGGTCATTTGCGCCTCCACCGGCAACACCTCGGCCTCGGCCGCCGCCTACGCCGCGCGCGCCGGGCTCACCTGCGCGGTCCTCATCCCGCAGGGCAAGATCGCGATGGGCAAGCTCGCGCAGGCCATCCTGCACGGTGCCCGCATCCTGCAGATCGACGGCAACTTCGACGACTGCCTCGAGCTGGCCCGCAAGACCGCGATCGACCACCCGGTGACGCTGGTCAACTCCGTCAACCCGGTGCGCCTGATCGGCCAGAAGACCGCCGCGTGGGAGATCTGCGACGTCCTCGGCGAGGCGCCGGACATCCACTGCCTGCCGGTCGGCAACGCCGGCAACATCACCGCCTACTGGGCCGGGTACTCCGAGTACGCCGCGGATGGTGTGGTGAAGAACACGCCGCGCATGTTCGGCTTCCAGGCCGCCGGAGCCGCACCGCTGGTGCGGGGCGAGCCGGTGGCCGAGCCGGAGACGATCGCGACCGCGATCCGCGTCGGCAGCCCGGCCTCCTGGGAGGGCGCGGTCAAGGCGAAGAACGGCTCCGGTGGCCTGTTCGAGGCGGTGACCGACGAGAAGATCCTCGCCGCGTACCGGCTGCTGGCCAGCAAGGAGGGCGTGTTCGTCGAGCCGGCGTCGGCGACCAGCGTCGCGGGCCTGCTCGCCACCGCCGCCGACGGCCGCATCCCGAAGGGCTCGACGGTGGTGTGCACGGTCACCGGCCATGGCCTGAAGGACCCGGGCACCGCGCTGGAGGGCAACGTCGAGGTCGAGCCGCTGGCGGTGGACCCGCGCGCCGTGGCCTCCGCGCTGGAGCTGGCGTGA
- a CDS encoding homoserine dehydrogenase, with protein sequence MSTVDGKTVRVALLGCGTVGTEVARLLTEHADELAARAGAPVELAGIAVRRPDKHPELPQHLLTHDAAALVESDVDVVVELIGGVDPVREWLLTALRKGKSVVTANKALLAEHSAELFEAADSAGADLYFEAAVAGAIPLLRPLRESLAGDRITKVMGIVNGTTNFILSAMDSTGAGYAETLDEASRLGYAEADPTADVDGYDAASKAAILASLAFHTRVTASDVHREGIANVSASDIAAAKALGRTVKLLSICERVASADGTESVSARVHPVMIPRSHPLASVGGAFNAVFVEADAAGQLMFYGQGAGGAPTASAVLGDLVAVARNRVIGGRGPRESAHAALPVRPMGQTPTRYHVSLDVADKPGVLAQVAHVFADHEVSIAAVRQRDRNDTASLVIVTHLAPDAALQATVEAIGTMDVVNEVVSVMRVEGEDS encoded by the coding sequence ATGTCCACTGTAGACGGCAAAACGGTACGGGTGGCGCTGCTGGGCTGCGGCACGGTGGGTACCGAGGTGGCCCGCCTGCTCACCGAGCACGCCGACGAGCTGGCCGCCCGCGCCGGCGCCCCGGTCGAGCTGGCCGGCATCGCGGTGCGCCGCCCGGACAAGCACCCCGAGCTGCCGCAGCACCTGCTGACCCACGACGCGGCCGCGCTCGTCGAGTCCGATGTGGACGTCGTGGTCGAGCTGATCGGTGGCGTCGACCCGGTGCGCGAGTGGCTGCTCACCGCCCTGCGCAAGGGGAAGTCCGTCGTCACCGCGAACAAGGCGCTGCTGGCCGAGCACTCCGCGGAGCTGTTCGAGGCCGCTGACTCCGCCGGTGCCGACCTCTACTTCGAGGCCGCGGTGGCCGGGGCGATCCCGCTGCTGCGCCCGCTGCGCGAGTCGCTGGCCGGTGACCGCATCACCAAGGTGATGGGCATCGTCAACGGCACCACGAACTTCATCCTCTCCGCGATGGATTCCACCGGTGCCGGCTACGCCGAGACCCTGGACGAGGCCAGCCGGCTGGGTTACGCCGAGGCGGACCCGACCGCGGACGTGGACGGCTACGACGCGGCGTCGAAGGCGGCCATCCTCGCCTCGCTCGCCTTCCACACCCGCGTCACCGCTTCCGACGTGCACCGCGAGGGCATCGCGAACGTCTCCGCCTCGGACATCGCGGCGGCGAAGGCGCTGGGCCGCACGGTGAAGCTGCTGTCCATCTGCGAGCGCGTGGCGAGCGCGGACGGCACCGAGTCGGTCTCCGCGCGGGTGCACCCGGTGATGATCCCGCGCAGCCACCCGCTGGCGAGCGTCGGCGGCGCGTTCAACGCGGTGTTCGTCGAGGCCGACGCGGCCGGCCAGCTGATGTTCTACGGCCAGGGCGCCGGCGGGGCGCCCACCGCCAGCGCGGTGCTCGGCGACCTGGTGGCGGTGGCGCGCAACCGGGTGATCGGCGGACGCGGCCCGCGCGAGTCCGCGCACGCCGCGCTGCCGGTGCGGCCGATGGGGCAGACCCCGACCCGCTACCACGTCAGCCTCGACGTCGCCGACAAGCCGGGTGTGCTCGCCCAGGTCGCGCACGTGTTCGCGGACCACGAGGTGAGCATCGCGGCGGTCCGGCAGCGGGACCGGAACGACACGGCGAGCCTGGTCATCGTGACGCACCTCGCACCGGACGCGGCACTGCAAGCCACCGTCGAGGCCATCGGGACAATGGACGTCGTCAACGAGGTCGTCAGCGTGATGCGGGTGGAAGGCGAGGATTCATGA
- the lysA gene encoding diaminopimelate decarboxylase translates to MAHPAGPRHAEVYPHADASGFPPSSSEELDRLYPKVWPRNTYRAPDGVVRIAGVDVRQLAETYGTPLFVVDEADFKSRCAEYAEAFDDPSLVHYAAKAFLCTEVARWVAAQGLSMDVASGGELAVALRAGFPPERITFHGNNKSVAELETAVGAGVGTVVLDSYYEIARLADVAARLDVEQKVLIRVTVGVEAHTHEFIATAHEDQKFGFSLAAGDAAEAVRRVLNAPSLRLVGLHSHIGSQIFDADGFEVAARRVIGLMAELVKEHGEGLLEQLSLVDLGGGFGIAYTDKDNPPPPAQMITQIREIVRKECEFAGLPVPRIAGEPGRAIAGPGTVTLYEVGTIKDVSLGDTESRRYVSVDGGMSDNIRTPLYDAVYDVRLVSRASDDGTNEQVGAALSRVVGKHCESGDIVVRDCWLPDTLAPGDLLAVAATGAYCYSMASNYNRQPRPAVVAVRNGSARLLLRRETIDDMLQLEVS, encoded by the coding sequence ATGGCTCACCCCGCCGGCCCGCGGCACGCGGAGGTCTACCCGCACGCCGACGCCTCCGGTTTCCCACCCTCCAGTTCCGAGGAGCTCGACCGGCTCTACCCGAAGGTCTGGCCCCGCAACACCTACCGCGCCCCGGACGGTGTCGTGCGCATCGCCGGTGTCGACGTCCGGCAGCTGGCCGAGACGTACGGCACACCGCTGTTCGTCGTGGACGAGGCGGACTTCAAGTCCCGCTGCGCCGAGTACGCGGAGGCGTTCGACGACCCGTCGCTGGTGCACTACGCGGCCAAGGCGTTCCTGTGCACCGAGGTGGCCCGCTGGGTCGCGGCGCAGGGGCTGAGCATGGACGTCGCCAGCGGCGGTGAGCTGGCGGTCGCACTGCGGGCCGGGTTCCCGCCGGAGCGGATCACCTTCCACGGCAACAACAAGTCGGTCGCCGAGCTGGAGACCGCGGTCGGCGCCGGGGTCGGCACGGTCGTGCTCGACTCCTACTACGAGATCGCGCGGCTGGCCGATGTGGCCGCGCGGCTCGATGTCGAGCAGAAGGTGCTCATCCGCGTCACGGTCGGCGTGGAGGCGCACACCCACGAGTTCATCGCCACCGCGCACGAGGACCAGAAGTTCGGGTTCTCGCTCGCGGCCGGCGACGCGGCCGAGGCGGTGCGCCGCGTGCTCAACGCGCCGTCGCTGCGGCTGGTCGGCCTGCACAGCCACATCGGCTCGCAGATCTTCGACGCCGACGGCTTCGAGGTCGCCGCGCGCCGGGTGATCGGGCTGATGGCCGAGCTGGTCAAGGAGCACGGCGAGGGGCTGCTGGAGCAGCTGTCGCTGGTGGACCTCGGCGGTGGCTTCGGGATCGCCTACACCGACAAGGACAACCCGCCACCGCCGGCGCAGATGATCACGCAGATCCGCGAGATCGTGCGCAAGGAGTGCGAGTTCGCGGGCCTGCCGGTGCCGCGCATCGCGGGCGAGCCGGGTCGCGCCATCGCCGGCCCGGGCACCGTCACGCTCTACGAGGTCGGCACCATCAAGGACGTGTCGCTCGGGGACACCGAGTCGCGGCGGTACGTCAGCGTCGACGGCGGGATGAGCGACAACATCCGCACGCCGCTCTACGACGCCGTGTACGACGTCCGCCTGGTCTCGCGGGCGAGCGACGACGGGACGAACGAGCAGGTCGGCGCGGCGTTGAGCCGGGTGGTGGGCAAGCACTGCGAGTCCGGTGACATCGTGGTGCGCGACTGCTGGCTGCCCGACACCCTCGCCCCGGGCGACCTGCTCGCGGTCGCCGCGACCGGCGCCTACTGCTACTCCATGGCCAGCAACTACAACCGGCAGCCGCGCCCGGCGGTCGTCGCGGTCCGCAACGGCAGCGCGCGGCTGCTGCTGCGCCGCGAGACGATCGACGACATGCTGCAGCTGGAGGTGTCGTGA